In the genome of Microtus pennsylvanicus isolate mMicPen1 chromosome X, mMicPen1.hap1, whole genome shotgun sequence, the window agactttgaaatcggaaaaaccaaaataaccagCAACCTAAACCTGACCTGATGTGGAGTTCTGACATAGGTGGTAGACCTATGTTTGAGTTTTTCCACTTTGTGTGTATATCTACAGAATTCTCCGCAGAAATATGGATGTGCTTTTTTATGATATGCAGTTATAGCTATGCAGGATTTGTGATGTGTTTTGTGGTACGCATATTACCTTCTTAACACCTGGAAAATACGAAGTCAAAAATCCATTAATTACTACTGAAATAAGTGCTCTGATGGGCAGGGGGAGAATTTTATGGATCAGCATCAGACAGGCATTCCTAAGCTGACCCTGTGCAGTGTGGTTGTGGAGATCTTCTAGGGATAACTGACTTCAGGTAAAACCTAAAAGATGAATTCATCCTTGGttccatagcaagttcaaggccagtttgggttcTGTGAACTCTgtctaaatgaaataataatagtaaaatgtaGGGCTGGGTATATAACTCAATTGGTAAATGTGCTTAACACACTTGAGAGTCTTAGGTTTAATCTCAAAGACCAAAACTAAAAATGTGATGagttttgccaggcagtggtggcgcacaccttcaatcccagcacccgggaggtagaggcaggcagatctctgtgagttcaaggtcagcctggtctacagagctagttcaggacaggctccaaagctacagagaaaccctgtctcaaaaaaatgtggTGAGCTTTACATAGACCTTATTACATAGGAAATGATACTCGGTTAATTGTAGAAGTTCTCAACCAGACTTCTGTTTAATGGTCAAGAACTGGCatggtggcgaacgcctttaatcacagcacttgggagacaggcaaggtggatctgtgagttcaagaccagtcttggctacaaagtgagaccatgtctcaaaaaaacaaaaaacaaaaaaggattaCATTCAACTGGTACATGTTGGTGCTTACTCAAGAAGCTAGGGCAGAAGGATGgaggagaatttgaggccagcccaggctccatagagagactctgttttgagaagaaaggaaaaagggctGCATTCATTCATACGGCAGGGGCAGCTTAATGTGTCTAGGGCTGAGAAAAAGGATTTGTTTGATGGGAAATGTATTCTGTCCTCAAGTGGCTCATGGACCATTAAGGAACTAGGGTGTTTAAAAGCCTTGGGTTGgatgtgtagctcagtggtgtgtgaggccctggacgaatcacaaaacaaacaaatctaaaacCTCCCTTCTGATAGTTGTATACCCCTGCCCAGGAACCAGGAAGCTCTATGTCACATGCTTCTAGTTACTGGTAATTATTTCATTGTACAGACATATCAAGTGCTTGCCCTGAATGGGTTCATGCCAGGGAAGTAGCTCTCAGGTGGGTAGACTATGGTTGATAGCAGGCATAGTGGGATAGGTAATAGTTTTGTGACcgttagtatttttttcttacagtGTTGGGGTAAAACCTGGGGACACACACACTGAGTGCCCAACCCCTGAACTATATCACCATTCCCCTTTGCAGCCATTAAGTTCTGTATCAGAAAGgctttttgtttaaaagacataatctcattatgtagtccttgCTGGTCTggcactggcctcaaactaaccagatccacctgcctccatctcccaggggtggggataaaaggtgtgtgccaccaggtcaAACTCAGAAAAAGTTCTTATTGGCATTGATGTGCTACTGTAGAAGAAACTGAGCTGCTAGGAGGGGGAGAGTAGTTCGGCGGTGAGGGAAggcaggactgggaggtgagcaaaggggccaagccTGGTCCCAATCCTCAGCAGACCTTCTTCCCACATAGGTAATGTGAAGCACCTGGTTCTCTTCCTCCATGAGGCTGTCCTGGTGCAGTATGTGGACACACTCAAGCTTGCTGTGCCGTCTCTCATCTATACCTTGCAGAATAACCTCCAGTATGTTGCCATCTCCAACCTGCCAGCTGCCACTTTCCAGGTGAGCCCCCAGCCCAGCATAAGCTCCTGGGGAAGTGGGAGAGGGAGACGGAGGGAGGTGGTCTGTAAGGAGCAGGAACTATGTCACCTTCTTTGAACTCCCTCCACTATGGCTTCCATATGTGTCAAAATTGGGAATAAGGGGGATGCTGGGAAAACTGAAAATATACCTAagaccagacatggtggcatatacctgcaaacccagcactcaggaagttgaagcaggaggatttgggGTTTGAGGACTACAAAAAGAAACTAtttcttggactggagagatggcttagaggttaagagcactagctgctcttccagaggtcctgagttcaattcccagcacccacatggtgactcacaatgagatctggtgccctcttatgccATGCAGATAGAGCAaggtatacataatgaataaatatttcaaaaaagaaactattttaggGGACTTAAGAGATGGggctcagggggctggagagatggctcagttgttaagagcactggctgttcttccaaaggtcctgagttcaattcccggcaaccacatcgtggctcacaaccatcagtagtgaggtctggtgccctctctggcctgtagacatacacacagacagaatattgtatacataataaataaataaaaaaaagaaatggggctcaacagttaagagtactgactactCTTCtacaggacccaggtttgagtcctagcacccacatagcaccCACAACCATTTGTAGCTCCATTTTCagaggatttgatgccctcttcacCTCCAAAAGCACTAGCTATGTTTGTGGTGCACAgatattcatgcaggcaaaacacctgcacGCATCAAATATTTCTTAAAGGCAGAAACCCTATCCAAAGAAAAATACCCGGAAAGAGTCTTTGAATGCTTATTGGTAAATCTGTAGCATCTATGGTTAGTCTTGTTTTCAGAAGGTTGATTAAAGAACCTAGATATAGCAAGGttgcctgggttcaaatcccagcgctGCTGCTTTCTAACTCTGTGATTTGGGGAGTCAGTCACTTACCTTTCTCTACCTTTATTTGCCCatccttattttaatttcatttcattttctttagacagggtctcatgtagcccaggctgactgtCAACTTGTTATGTAACATGACatgctgtgatcctcctgctttgacccctcaagtgttaggattataggtgtgtgtgtcaccatgccctgtTTATGATAAGTGCTAGGGACCGTACCTAGCACTTTGTGCCTGCTAAGCAAAACTACCAGCTAAGTTATATCttcagcttttattttgtttggtttttgagacaggatcagtctggccttgaactcattattctTACTCCAACTTCTAAGTGTTGTGATTGCAGTCATGAGTGACCATTGCCTAGCTTTCTCATCATTAAATTGTAGATTCTAGTGGTGTTCAGTTCCAGGGTACTTGTGAAGATTAGATGCACTATTTCTGATATAGTGCCCAGGCCATGCTGGACACAgtaatctaaaatattttctgggtttgTTGTGGTTGAAGACGACCCTCTTCATCGCCTGCTTGGAGGTGTTTTACATACATCAGTCTTACTTTATAGAGATGATGCCAGGCCTGAGAAAGGACAAGTGATTTGTCCCTATCACATAGCTAGGAAAATAGTATTGGGTTGTAGATTTACGTGTGACTCGGGACACTTAGGCACAGCTACCTTTTTGTAACTCACTGagaggttctttttcttttttgtttgcctgtttttctttttttctatttttttttagtctagaattcctttttcaagccctctcagattTTACGTGGGGTTAGTTGAACACGGAGTGCCAATTGTTGTAAAGGGAGAGAGCCCGCTTGtttttcccagctgcctggctagcttacacccaaaataaccacacagaaactgtattaattaagttactgcttggcccattagttctagcctcttattggctaactctcacatcttgatttaaccatgaggttgtggcctaccagcaaaggtCCAGTATGTATCTCCTGCGGCAGATCCATGGAGTCTCctctgtttgcttttcaagacagggattctctcagctctggctgttctggaactcactctgtagatcaggctggccttgaactcacagagatctgcctttctctgcctcctgagtgcctccTGAGTGAtcaaaggcctgagccaccaccctGGCTCTGTAGTCACGccttaaatgctgggattgaaggcgtgcaccaccaccactgcgtGGCCtggaggttctttttttttctttttttgagaccatttctagcctagactggcctctgACTCTACATaaccaagaatgactttgaatttctgatcctcctgcctccatttttcaagtgctgggattataggcgtatGCCAGtgcatgtggtgctggggatggaagccagcAGTCTGTCTGCCAGGCAAGCTCGTTACCTATTGACTGCATCCCTAGCCGTCTGGGAGGGGCTTTGGGAACTAGTTAGCCACAAATTAGTCAGTAGTCAGTGGTTGGTTAATTTTATTGTCATGTACCCCACCCCTCCTTTTCATTATGCCTGAAGAGCCACAGTGGGTACTGTCCCCTGCCCCTTGCACTTCCTGGGAGTTGGGGCCAGCCCTCAGTGCCTTTCATATGCAACTTGCAGGTGACATATCAGCTGAAGATTTTGACTACAGCACTGTTCTCCGTGCTCATGTTGAACCGCAGCCTCTCACGCCTGCAGTGGGCCTCCCTGGTACTGCTATTCACTGGTGTTGCGATTGTCCAGGCACAGCAAGCTGGTAGCGGTGGCCCTCGGCCACTGGATCAGAATCCTGGGGCAGGACTAGCAGCTGTCGtggcctcctgcctctcctcaggCTTCGCAGGGGTCTACTTTGAGAAGATCCTCAAAGGCAGCTCAGGTTCTGTGTGGCTGCGTAACCTCCAGCTAGGCCTTTTTGGCACAGCACTGGGCCTGGTGGGGCTCTGGTGGGCTGAGGGCACTGCTGTAGCCCATCAAGGCTTCTTCTTTGGGTACACACCTGCTGTCTGGGGTGTGGTACTAAACCAAGCCTTTGGTGGGCTCCTGGTGGCTGTCGTTGTCAAGTATGCTGATAACATCCTCAAAGGCTTTGCCACCTCCCTGTCCATTGTACTGTCCACTGTTGCCTCCATTCGCCTCTTTGGCTTCCACCTGGACCCTTTATTTGCCCTGGGCGCTGGGCTGGTCATTGGTGCCGTCTACCTCTACAGCCTCCCCCGAGGTGCAGTCAAAGCCATAGCCtccacttctgcctctgcctccgggcCCTGCATTCACCAGCAGCCTCCTGGGCAGCCACCGCCACCGCAGCTGTCTTCTCGAGGAGACCTCATCACGGAGCCCTTTCTGCCAAAGTCAGTGCTGGTGAAGTGAGAGCTGGTAGTGGTTGGGGGAGCCAGGGTAGGGGGTTGGGTGGAGGGGGTTGGGCTGCTGCAGGTCCAAAGTTGTTGCCAGGGCCTGACTTTCGTGGGGTTGGAGGGTTTTTTTCTCCCATACTTCTAGAGGGATATGGAACTAGGGATATGAGCCTTCCTGGTAGATGGATCCCCCTTTCCTGAAGGAGCTTTATTGAGCAGCTTCCTCTGACCAAGGCTAACCTCTTTGGGAACAGGGTTGGGGCACTGCTATTCCAGGCTTTCCCCCACGACCCTCTGCTGGAGATGTCCTGTCTCTCATGCCTGGGACAGTTCATTCCAGCCATCCTGCAGACTGGACAAAAGCCCTGCAGCTCTTCAGTAACGACTAATGACTACCCGTGGGGTTCCATTTCCTATTGTGTGAGGCCTTCTCTCCTGCACCATCACCCTGGATCATGTCAACAGCTTGGTCTCTGATGAGGCTTTTGGGCAGTTTCCCTGGTACAGAGACCCTTGAAGATCGGCCTGTTGTAAGTGCCTGGAGTGAGGAGAGAGGCACAAGCTGAGAATTTTGCATCAGCTCATGTTGGGGAGGGTGCAATAAGCACCATTCGCTGTTCAGTAGTTTGGGCATTTGTGATAATCAGATTAATAATGATCCAGAGTGTtggggaaatggggaggggaaaTCCTGATGTGGCTGAATCTTACGTAATTGAAGAGACAGATGAAGGATTGATTATCTTCTGAAACatccaaaggaaaaataaagctaCCAGTCCCACTCTTCAGCCCCATTGGCTGTTTAAAACACCCTTACTTCATGGCGGGTGTCAGAATTGATGAATCATGGAACCTGCACCCCCGCACTCCCCAGCTTATTAACTCCTTAACTGTATCCcagatgtgtgtgcctgtgtgtgtgtgagtgaatgtacgcgcgcgtgtgtgcataaATACACGCATGGAAGGTGCCTGGGCTGTCTTTGCTATTGTAAATAGGGCCATTGGATCTTTATTTTTGATTAATTTGTTCTGATTTTTGGGAGGGTGTTGTTTTCTAAGGAACTGTAATGAACATGTCAGGATACCCAATGCCAAATAAAGATGTTGTATTTATTTAGCGCATGTGTAGCTCTCTGACCCAGGGCCTGCTTTTTCCACATAAGCACTGATATTAACCCCAGGATTACTAGTTTACTACTACCACCTTCGCTTGCTCGGGGAACCCTCTTGCCAGCCCACCCcagctttctgtgtttctctttccttcccatgttCACCACAGGTTGCTCACCAAGGTGAAGGGCTCGTAGCTGCTGGAATTGAAGATGCTGGCCTGCCTTCGTTCTCCCTTCTTGCCCTGGCCCAGCTGGGACTAAACTCTTATCAGTATTAGGGGTAGGGTGAGGTAGACATGGGAACTCCCTGTCCCCACCAACCCTGCCCCACATAGGGCTGACATGACTAACCTGTTAATGGGCCCGCCTCAACTCCCGCTACTTTGCAGTATTTCTTAGGTGAGTTTCtgcaaataaaatgtgttttgcaTCTTGTCAGCTTGGGTCGGGAAgcctggaaaggaaggaagcactcAAGCCTCCTGAGTATGATCCACAACAAAGCTTTTATTACAAACAATTAGGGGGGCGGGAGTGTAGCTCATTGGTGGGATACTTATTCAGCATGTGTGAAGCTCTGGGCCCTACATCCAGAGCCacaaggaagaaagcaggaaggcAAACTGCCAAAGCTACAGCAAAGGGTCAGTCCTGCTGTTTGGTTCGGGAGGCCTCAGCGTTGGCGCGGAGCACAGCCCCTGGGGAAGGGTATGGGCGCTGCTGGAAGAGGGGCCCAGCTGCTGTCGTGTCGGCGCCTGTCTTGGCCTCATTCCTCTTGGGTAGTCCTGTTGACCATGTGCCCCTGGGGACAACAGACAATTAGAGGACAGGAAAGGGGTATAGTGGACATTTTCCCAACTGCCCACGATTAAAGAATGGGAAGAAATACAGGAGGAAGGTACTGTTCACAGGTATAGCGACAAGCATGAAAAGCCAGGATTGTCAGGGGGTTTTACTTACCGGGGTGCATCTGAGTACGAGCTGGGATCCATAGGGTCTAATTCTTCATCTTTCCGGCTCGCCGCTATAGAAATAAGTAGTTGGTTAAATTCTTCACTTAAGGTCCAACGAGCCCCAGATCACTGAGCCCCTTCTCCCAGGAAGAAGTGTTGCCAGGGGCTACCATGGCCCACAGCACCATTCTCCAGGAGCTGGGGTCTAGATATGCGTTCCTTATATTCCTGTGCCCTGGTACCTCACTTGACTCATCCAAGTCCCAACCTGATCTGCTTACCCTTCTTGCTCTTGGGGTAAGGAGCTAGCTCCTCTCTGCGATGGTGGCGCCGGTCTTTGCCCTCTTCCCGGTCTGCCTTGTCATACCCCCGGTCCCGATCTCGTTCCCTGTCCcgatctctctctctgttgtccaCTTTGTCATAGCTCCGCTCTCGATCAGACTTCTCATGGTTTCGGTCTGCCTTCTCATGGCTCCTGTCTGGCTTCTCGTGACTTCGGTCTGACTTCTCATGATTTCTGTCCAACTTCTCATGATTCCGGTCCAACTTGTCCTCAGCCTCTGCAGTAACACAGAAGTCAGAAGCCCTCTCTTCTACATATGGTCTCCTCAGCCCCTCTCTGAGACTGTAAGAATCACTGAGATACCCATGCATTTGCCAACTCACCAGCATTATTGGTCCTCAGTTTCTTGGCAGATTTGGAAACGACAAAGTTGGGGTCATGTGGTGAGAGCCACGACACGAGGTCTGTCTCGACATTCCAGTAATAGGGGAGTCCACTATGGGCAGTGAGAGGGAAGGGAATGTCAGCACAGATGTCCCTTATGTCAACTGTTTCCCTAACCTCTGCTTAGATCTTCTCCATGGCTCCATAGCAGATACCTTCCTCATTAACACAGGAAGGGAAAAGCCAGCCATCCCTCCTGCCTTATATTGGTAGGCTCACCAAGAAGGGTCAAACACCTTGTACCAGTTCGGTGGCAGACCCTCTAACCGGGTGGACTCATAGTCGACAGGATCATCATCATAGTCCTCAGCAATAATCTCTTCCTCTGGCTCTGCAAGaacagggagacagaaaagcagtTTAAGAACCCCGGGGATTCTCTTCCTATACTCAGGGCCTGGGGCCATAACCACTCACATCTACACCACTGTACATAGAAGACAGAGCTATGCATTGACAGTTGATAGAGAATCTTCAAAAACCTACCAGTTCCTGAGTTCAGATATCATGTGGCCCTGTATCATCCAAACCTATTCAAATGAAATGGGTTTAAATAGCAGGGGGGTTGCCTAAAAACAATGGGTCACCTATTCACCTTCTGAACTGTGATGGGTTTCTGAGTCATGTACAGCAAGGAATTAATTCAAACATTGCTCTGAATCTACTCCCAAGGGCTAACATATAGTAAGCCTTTAGCAAGATACCTGGTGATAGAATAAAAATGGTGTTTATTATCAGCTCAATGCCTGGCTATCAGTAGGCCCATACCAGATTTCAGCTGTGGGTATAACCAACAATAAAATGCATATGCCATGCcaactggtggcacacacctttaatcccagcacttgggagccagagacaggaggatctctgtgagttccaggacagccaacgctacacagagaaaccctgtctcaaaaatccaaaaactaATGCACATCCCAGCCCAGTGACATCAAAAGAAATGCCACGTATGATCATCCATATTGCTATTGCTAATAAAAGATATACTATCGAGCACCCGGCCTGCTGCGCGTACTTTTGCAAGGCCACCTGCTCCTTCCCATGCGGAGCCGGCTGAAGAGTCGCTATGAGCAAGGCCCACCTTCCCGAACTGAAGAAATTTATGAACAAGAAGTTATCATTGAAGTTAAATGGTGGCAGACATGTACAAGGAATTCTTCAGGGCTTCGATCCCTTTATGAATCTTGTGACTGACGAGTGGAGATGGCCACTAGGGCAACGGAATAACAGTGGCATGGTGCTCATACAAGGAAACAGGAGTCTTGGAAATAGGCTAAACAATGGCTGCTCAGCAGAGGAGTTCACATCCTTCCCCAAAGGACTGTTTGACTGGGGTGTAGAATTGGGTCATGTACATCTTCCTAACAAAACAAACTTCTGTGATACTCAGAGTGCAAATAGATACATGCTTTCAGCAATGGGCTCAGTACTCAAGAGACTTAAACAAAAATGATATGGGGTTTGCCTAAAGCCCTGGATTCAGACCCTAgcttcaccaaaaaaaaaaaaaaattagcactaTTAGGTACAAAGTCTGTGGCTGGCCCAAAGTAGTCCTGTAATAGATGTCAGTTATCCATACAGTATTATGGATACTTTCCAGTGCCTAACACACCATATGGGTCAAAACTCACgccaaattttattattattggcaATAATGTGTAATTAGCAGCTAGTAATACAGTAAACCTGTAGCACaggtaataaaaacccagagacagaaattggggttcaatctgaaggtcagaaaagcaaagcagccagtcactggctcttacctctgctaATGAGacagactgagagctgtctcctcctagttctgggattaaaggcgtgcaccaccactgctagtgtagctactgggattaaaggtgtgtactattgctgcctggtctgtgaggctggccagtgtagctgttttacttttctgatcctcgggcaagttttatttattaaaatacaaatgaaatgccatttcATAAAACTAATTGATAGATGATCATTTTAGACTACTGATATATGTGCCAGGCACTTAGGTGGCCCCAAATAAATGTTAATAGGTTATCATGCCTATCATCACAGTACATCTGCTGAGTTAAAAACCACAAACCATTAACACCTTGTCACTATATTTGAAACAGAGACTGCAGAATATATCactcttattaaatatttattagtataaaataaatactggcccagtggtggtggacacctttaatcccagcattagaaaagcagagacaggcagatctttgtgaattcaaagccagcctgatctacatgagttccaggcctgccagaaCTATAGGGTGAGaccaagaccatgtctcaaacatTAATAGCAAGTAGTTACCCCTttggattttgttatttttggagTGTGCAGAAAAAAATATCTGGCCTGGAGTGCTGGGttttaaaggagtgtgtcaccatcACCGGCGCAGCttagctttaatttcttttttttaattaatttatttatctatttattatgtatacaatattctgtctgtatgtatgtctgtagaccagaagaggacaccagacctcattacagatggttgtgagccaccatgtagttgctgggaattgaactcaggacctttggaagagcaggcagtgctcttaatcactgagccatctctccagcccttagcttTAGTTTCTGAAGACTGGGTCTCGCCAAGTTGCCATGGCTGCCTTGATCTCCTGGGCTCAAGTCatcttcctatctcagcctcATAAGTAGTTGAGACTATTGGTACATACCACCATGCCCACTTTATTCATGAATTAAATTAAACTCTATCCTCCAGTCTACGCTTCACACAGTACTTACTATGCAGTAGTAATGGATACCAGGAAATTATATTGGCATTAAGATGCCTGCCAGGCCATGCAAGCTATCAAGTATTAACAACAAAGCCTCAATAGTAGAGCACATCCAAGAGTATGAGTTTGACCCCAGCAATGCAAGCCCGGAAAAGGTGTGTGCTTCGGGGCTGGGGACGACGGTTCGCGCCTGCTTAGCATGCACCTGGGTTTGACGGGGGCGGGAGGGGGCAGGACCGGGTTAGAGAACAGAACCACAGACGTCTGGTAACACCGGCACATGGTAGACCCTTCTGTTATTTGCTTTCTCACCGGGCTCCAAATGTTTGAGGATGCCCCTCTTCGCCAAGCGGGTCTGCAGTGCAACCGGGAGCGGCATTGTGGGGCCAGACCTAGGAAGCAACAGACAGTACTGAACGACAGATCCGATAAACATTCCAGTCAGGATATCCAGTAACCATGCATCACACGACAGCGGCAGAGCCGATAAACATTCCAGTCAGGATATCCAGTAAAAATGTACCACACGGCAGCGAGTGCTCATTTgacgccccccccccgccccgcacaCACCTACCTGACTACACCAGTAGTAGCTCGAAGGACCGAACAAAAGTGCGTgctaaaagatgaaagaaatacGTGGCAGTATGGTCTGAGCTAGCACCACCAGAACTCTACGGAACGGACAGGACACCGGGACCGGATGCACCGAAGATCCAGTTCCTCTCCAGGCCAAGGCTCCGCCCACCGCCGGAGGGACCAAGTGTAACACACCCGCAACCCCAAATGGGATCACCCAACGTTCCTCCAAGTCACCACAGTGGGAGGAACCAAGGCGCTGGGATGGGGGCGCAAAAATGCCAACACCATCTCCAGCTCTAGAAGAAAGCTTCTACCCCGCCGTTACCAGTCCAGCGACGTGAATAAGCAAAGTCTGTcacctgccctcccctccctctttgtcACTATGCTTACCAATAGCGAAGGGCTCtcctttaaaagaacaaaattctcCCCGCTCTCCCCAGACGCAGTTAACTGGTCGACGCCAGGGGCTTACAGGGAACGGACGTGGCCTGCCTGTCTAGCCAATAAGAACGCGCCCACAGCCTTACGTAAGCAAGGAAAACCAATTGTTTCCTTGGCCTACATACGACGCCTCCGCACTTGTGGGCGGTCCGAGGGGAGGGGGAGTGGCTCGCCAGTGCGACCGACTGCTCCAGGCGCCATGGAGGAGTACGCTCGCGAACCTTGGTACGGCCATGGGCACAGGCTTCGGGACAGTCCCTGCGACGCCCAGGCCAACCATGGGAGGCGGGCGGGGAAGGCAACGGCTCCATTGCCAAGTCCCTGACGCGGGA includes:
- the Slc35a2 gene encoding UDP-galactose translocator isoform X2, which produces MAAVGVGGSSAAAGPGAVSAGVLESGSATAAHRRLKYISLAVLVVQNASLILSIRYARTLPGDRFFATTAVVMAEVLKGVTCLLLLFAQKRGNVKHLVLFLHEAVLVQYVDTLKLAVPSLIYTLQNNLQYVAISNLPAATFQVTYQLKILTTALFSVLMLNRSLSRLQWASLVLLFTGVAIVQAQQAGSGGPRPLDQNPGAGLAAVVASCLSSGFAGVYFEKILKGSSGSVWLRNLQLGLFGTALGLVGLWWAEGTAVAHQGFFFGYTPAVWGVVLNQAFGGLLVAVVVKYADNILKGFATSLSIVLSTVASIRLFGFHLDPLFALGAGLVIGAVYLYSLPRGAVKAIASTSASASGPCIHQQPPGQPPPPQLSSRGDLITEPFLPKLLTKVKGS
- the Slc35a2 gene encoding UDP-galactose translocator isoform X1, whose protein sequence is MAAVGVGGSSAAAGPGAVSAGVLESGSATAAHRRLKYISLAVLVVQNASLILSIRYARTLPGDRFFATTAVVMAEVLKGVTCLLLLFAQKRGNVKHLVLFLHEAVLVQYVDTLKLAVPSLIYTLQNNLQYVAISNLPAATFQVTYQLKILTTALFSVLMLNRSLSRLQWASLVLLFTGVAIVQAQQAGSGGPRPLDQNPGAGLAAVVASCLSSGFAGVYFEKILKGSSGSVWLRNLQLGLFGTALGLVGLWWAEGTAVAHQGFFFGYTPAVWGVVLNQAFGGLLVAVVVKYADNILKGFATSLSIVLSTVASIRLFGFHLDPLFALGAGLVIGAVYLYSLPRGAVKAIASTSASASGPCIHQQPPGQPPPPQLSSRGDLITEPFLPKVGALLFQAFPHDPLLEMSCLSCLGQFIPAILQTGQKPCSSSVTTNDYPWGSISYCVRPSLLHHHPGSCQQLGL
- the Slc35a2 gene encoding UDP-galactose translocator isoform X3, which produces MAAVGVGGSSAAAGPGAVSAGVLESGSATAAHRRLKYISLAVLVVQNASLILSIRYARTLPGDRFFATTAVVMAEVLKGVTCLLLLFAQKRGNVKHLVLFLHEAVLVQYVDTLKLAVPSLIYTLQNNLQYVAISNLPAATFQPPPRCSQSHSLHFCLCLRALHSPAASWAATATAAVFSRRPHHGALSAKVAHQGEGLVAAGIEDAGLPSFSLLALAQLGLNSYQY
- the Pqbp1 gene encoding polyglutamine-binding protein 1: MPLPVALQTRLAKRGILKHLEPEPEEEIIAEDYDDDPVDYESTRLEGLPPNWYKVFDPSCGLPYYWNVETDLVSWLSPHDPNFVVSKSAKKLRTNNAEAEDKLDRNHEKLDRNHEKSDRSHEKPDRSHEKADRNHEKSDRERSYDKVDNRERDRDRERDRDRGYDKADREEGKDRRHHRREELAPYPKSKKAASRKDEELDPMDPSSYSDAPRGTWSTGLPKRNEAKTGADTTAAGPLFQQRPYPSPGAVLRANAEASRTKQQD